A region of Prochlorococcus marinus subsp. pastoris str. CCMP1986 DNA encodes the following proteins:
- a CDS encoding DUF2470 domain-containing protein codes for MKIISSKTSQRVCKHMNKDHIGSVHKYLKYYGKISEFKEAYLEEISSQFMKIKYDDKFAIINFKNEISEDEIHGTLVSMIKEIE; via the coding sequence ATGAAAATAATAAGTTCAAAGACGAGTCAAAGAGTTTGTAAACATATGAATAAAGATCACATTGGATCTGTACATAAATATCTAAAATATTATGGAAAGATTTCAGAATTTAAGGAAGCTTATTTGGAAGAAATTTCCAGTCAATTCATGAAAATTAAATATGATGATAAGTTTGCAATTATAAATTTTAAAAATGAAATCTCAGAAGATGAAATTCATGGCACATTAGTTTCGATGATAAAAGAAATTGAATAA
- a CDS encoding acyl-CoA thioesterase, protein MKKIWKIEKLVLPQHSDHAGVMWHGTYFDWLEEGRINALSKAGLNYVDLTKNGFDLPLIDTSIKYISPLFLGDTVTIETIFEISKSPKIKIHSKFINKSKTILTIAKVNLVLINKKSFSIIRKRPDFISKAFLKLNG, encoded by the coding sequence ATGAAAAAAATTTGGAAAATTGAAAAGTTAGTATTACCACAACATTCAGATCACGCTGGGGTTATGTGGCATGGTACATATTTTGATTGGCTTGAAGAAGGAAGGATCAATGCACTTTCAAAAGCAGGTTTAAATTATGTTGACCTTACAAAAAATGGTTTTGACTTACCTTTAATAGATACTTCAATAAAATATATATCACCCTTATTTCTTGGAGATACTGTAACAATAGAAACTATATTTGAAATAAGCAAAAGTCCAAAAATAAAAATCCATTCAAAATTCATTAACAAAAGCAAAACAATTTTGACCATAGCTAAGGTTAATTTGGTTCTAATAAATAAAAAAAGTTTTTCTATTATAAGGAAAAGGCCTGATTTCATATCAAAAGCTTTTTTAAAATTAAACGGATAA
- a CDS encoding restriction endonuclease — protein MNNIFIILVSLILLFLITILKSFLLKKRKDKLNDALNANYFLETINRLIEENKYNLLEERIRLKVIDAYGNEDLKKWIGNPPLDEKLIEKSINNGSKRLKEGIPYFWEKVILKKFSGTDIFFEKWKAYRKINPIINDEIIGVSRILENEDWFIFIASQIEKTCLNLIENNTSRINNQNYKKGIIFENHCMEILKENGWKVKETPITGDQGVDLIASIDNLRICIQCKNHKKAVGNNAVQEISAGKLYWKGTHAVLVSKSGFTKSAQKLARANKVKLINDFELKDLENLLI, from the coding sequence ATGAATAATATTTTTATTATTTTAGTTTCTTTAATTTTGTTATTTTTGATAACTATATTAAAATCTTTTCTATTAAAAAAAAGAAAAGATAAATTAAATGATGCCTTAAATGCAAATTACTTCCTTGAAACGATAAATAGACTTATTGAAGAAAATAAATACAATCTATTGGAGGAAAGAATTAGATTAAAAGTTATTGATGCTTATGGCAACGAAGACTTGAAAAAGTGGATTGGTAATCCCCCTCTAGATGAAAAGTTAATTGAGAAAAGCATCAATAATGGTTCAAAAAGGTTAAAAGAAGGTATTCCATACTTTTGGGAAAAAGTCATTTTAAAAAAATTTTCAGGTACAGACATTTTTTTTGAAAAATGGAAAGCTTATCGCAAGATTAATCCAATTATTAATGATGAAATAATTGGTGTGAGTAGAATTTTGGAGAATGAAGACTGGTTTATATTCATAGCTAGCCAAATAGAAAAAACTTGTTTAAATTTAATAGAAAATAATACATCGAGGATTAATAATCAAAACTATAAAAAAGGAATTATATTTGAAAATCATTGTATGGAAATTCTCAAAGAGAATGGGTGGAAAGTGAAAGAAACACCTATTACCGGAGACCAAGGAGTGGATTTGATTGCCTCCATCGATAATTTAAGGATTTGTATTCAATGTAAAAATCATAAAAAAGCAGTAGGCAACAATGCTGTTCAAGAAATTTCTGCTGGTAAATTATATTGGAAAGGAACTCATGCGGTATTAGTCTCAAAATCTGGTTTTACTAAATCTGCACAAAAACTAGCTAGAGCTAATAAAGTGAAACTAATAAATGATTTTGAATTAAAAGATTTAGAAAATTTACTGATATAG
- a CDS encoding MAPEG family protein, producing MPIVFAWSLCLSVVVVLLSTIPLTLGRIKAGYSVENMSAPRALFDKLPDFGKRAVWCHQNCWESISIHAPACILCLITLPDSNLSLIAAWMHPLLRFLYIGAYVLNIPIARGLIWASGIFTTLVLYKEGISQFM from the coding sequence ATGCCAATAGTTTTCGCTTGGAGCCTTTGCCTGTCTGTTGTAGTTGTATTACTATCGACAATTCCTTTGACTCTTGGAAGAATCAAAGCTGGTTATTCTGTGGAGAATATGTCTGCACCAAGAGCATTATTTGATAAATTGCCAGACTTTGGTAAAAGAGCAGTTTGGTGTCATCAGAATTGCTGGGAAAGCATTTCTATTCATGCTCCAGCTTGCATACTTTGTTTAATTACTTTGCCTGATTCAAACCTCTCATTAATAGCAGCTTGGATGCATCCTCTCTTACGTTTCTTGTATATTGGCGCTTATGTTTTAAATATTCCTATTGCTAGAGGTTTAATATGGGCTTCTGGGATTTTTACGACACTTGTTTTATATAAAGAAGGGATATCCCAATTTATGTAA
- a CDS encoding PAP/fibrillin family protein yields MNVEQQLLDLILSSPKTKKIKNMAEELEKESKFTLSNDVEKLKGIWELRWSSSKAPFLNYSPLVDNLQILDPLNLNGLNLLKPRGINSIIGTGIVAKLSSLNEKKIGVSFTHAGIIGPYIGIRKINALTKIKKEQKGWLEITFLSKNLRICRGDKGTLFILRRIKDNILFERFQEFITSL; encoded by the coding sequence ATGAATGTAGAACAACAATTATTGGACTTAATCCTTTCAAGTCCTAAAACAAAAAAGATTAAAAATATGGCTGAAGAACTAGAGAAGGAATCAAAATTTACCCTTAGCAATGATGTTGAGAAGTTAAAAGGAATATGGGAGCTTAGATGGAGTAGTTCAAAAGCTCCATTTCTAAATTACTCTCCTCTAGTTGATAACCTTCAAATTCTTGATCCGTTAAATCTAAATGGTTTGAATTTACTCAAGCCTAGAGGGATTAATTCAATTATTGGAACAGGAATAGTAGCAAAATTGAGTTCTTTAAATGAAAAGAAAATTGGTGTTAGTTTTACTCATGCTGGAATAATTGGACCTTATATTGGAATAAGGAAAATAAACGCTTTAACTAAGATTAAAAAAGAACAAAAAGGATGGTTAGAAATTACTTTTTTAAGCAAAAATCTTAGAATTTGCAGGGGTGATAAAGGAACTTTATTTATTCTCAGAAGAATTAAAGACAATATCTTATTTGAAAGATTTCAAGAATTTATTACGTCTCTCTAA
- a CDS encoding DUF1330 domain-containing protein, which yields MTKSYWLKKISIPNAELFLEYIRTVLPWIRSVGGVVVKKDITQDSNSHKWDGGQLGIVIEFESKIAAKRAFYSDVFQNYLKSRDLMELVTISTL from the coding sequence ATGACAAAGAGTTACTGGCTTAAGAAAATATCCATACCAAATGCTGAGTTGTTTCTCGAATACATAAGGACAGTCTTGCCATGGATAAGATCTGTAGGTGGGGTTGTGGTAAAAAAAGATATTACTCAAGATTCCAACTCACACAAGTGGGATGGGGGCCAACTAGGTATAGTAATAGAATTTGAATCTAAGATAGCTGCAAAAAGAGCCTTTTATTCTGATGTATTTCAAAACTATTTGAAATCTAGAGATTTAATGGAACTAGTGACAATAAGCACTCTTTAG
- a CDS encoding Nif11 family protein, giving the protein MAEKDLVNFLKKIEQLNKISELIKNNPVKKKELSDCKNHEEVICLTSKWGFEIGKRWGEY; this is encoded by the coding sequence ATGGCTGAAAAAGATTTAGTAAATTTTCTAAAAAAAATAGAGCAATTAAACAAGATATCAGAATTAATTAAAAATAATCCTGTAAAAAAGAAAGAGTTGTCGGATTGTAAAAATCATGAAGAAGTAATTTGCTTAACTTCCAAATGGGGTTTTGAAATTGGCAAAAGATGGGGAGAATATTAA
- a CDS encoding PAP/fibrillin family protein: MTDIEEIKKKIYQIAAITDRGQRLNKLIAPMYQEKLKEMGNLIDILESFNTEVSEEKLSGEWELIYSTVELFRSSPFFLAIEKALNDEFKSNLFFKLHQLQVGSFGLSTIGRIAQNIDFDKKEFLSTFDTTIFGLTIIPILGWFKLLPTFGGRVITLADDLILEDKVLKMNLKKTKVSKVDGLNKIPLFSTLLMERWYPVKEVWEKLPWNKESPSCEVSVIYLDEEVRVMKDIYGSTFVYIRPTISLLNSK, encoded by the coding sequence ATGACTGATATTGAGGAGATAAAAAAGAAGATATATCAAATTGCAGCTATTACTGACAGGGGGCAAAGACTGAACAAATTAATTGCACCTATGTATCAAGAGAAGTTGAAAGAGATGGGAAACCTTATAGATATTCTTGAAAGTTTTAATACGGAAGTTTCTGAAGAAAAATTATCTGGAGAGTGGGAATTAATTTATTCAACAGTTGAATTATTTAGAAGTTCACCGTTCTTTTTAGCTATAGAAAAAGCATTAAATGATGAATTTAAAAGTAATCTTTTTTTTAAACTACATCAATTACAAGTAGGATCATTTGGTCTTTCTACCATTGGAAGAATTGCTCAAAATATTGATTTTGATAAAAAAGAATTTTTATCAACATTTGATACCACAATATTTGGGCTTACAATAATTCCAATTCTTGGTTGGTTCAAGCTTCTTCCAACTTTTGGAGGAAGAGTAATAACACTTGCTGATGATTTAATTTTAGAAGATAAGGTACTTAAAATGAATTTGAAGAAAACCAAAGTCTCCAAAGTTGATGGACTTAATAAGATTCCATTGTTTAGCACGCTATTAATGGAAAGATGGTATCCAGTCAAAGAAGTATGGGAAAAATTGCCTTGGAATAAAGAATCACCTTCTTGCGAAGTATCAGTTATCTATTTAGATGAAGAGGTAAGAGTAATGAAAGATATTTATGGATCAACTTTTGTTTATATCAGACCAACAATATCCTTACTTAATTCTAAATAA
- a CDS encoding OsmC family protein, whose protein sequence is MSKITCSYLGDLKCEAKHLQSGNLITTDAPIDHCGKGENFSPTDLLATSLGSCLLTIMSIKARSNGWELKNIYLDIEKIMTKNKERKIAQLKIDIYIPDDLSKEKIDFIKNASEDCPVTRNLSESLDIKINWHNQ, encoded by the coding sequence ATGAGTAAAATAACATGTTCTTATTTAGGGGACTTAAAATGCGAAGCCAAACATCTCCAATCTGGGAATCTAATCACAACTGATGCACCTATAGATCATTGCGGGAAAGGTGAAAACTTCTCACCAACTGATTTACTCGCAACCTCTCTAGGCTCTTGCCTTCTAACGATAATGTCTATCAAAGCGAGATCAAATGGTTGGGAATTAAAAAATATTTATTTAGATATTGAGAAAATAATGACTAAGAATAAAGAAAGGAAAATAGCACAACTAAAAATAGATATTTATATTCCTGATGACTTATCAAAAGAAAAAATTGATTTTATAAAAAATGCTTCAGAAGATTGTCCTGTCACTAGAAATCTTTCTGAATCGCTTGATATTAAAATAAATTGGCATAACCAATAA
- a CDS encoding DUF1499 domain-containing protein: MKIFFVSFFVFIGFIFPSASFASHIELSECVEIAHCVREEWEVDSIEQPFKEVKEIIENTPRSVIVELDGDYLHAEVTSKWMKYVDDLEVSFVPESRKLLVRSESRVGEGDLGVNQKRVDLLKSKLF; the protein is encoded by the coding sequence ATGAAAATCTTTTTTGTAAGTTTCTTTGTATTCATAGGATTTATATTTCCCTCAGCTTCATTTGCTTCTCACATTGAATTGAGTGAGTGTGTTGAAATAGCACATTGTGTCAGAGAAGAATGGGAAGTAGATTCAATCGAACAACCTTTTAAGGAAGTTAAAGAAATTATCGAGAATACCCCAAGATCAGTAATTGTTGAACTTGATGGAGACTATCTTCATGCTGAAGTAACAAGTAAATGGATGAAATACGTTGATGATTTAGAAGTATCTTTTGTTCCTGAATCTCGTAAATTGCTTGTTAGGTCTGAATCTAGAGTCGGTGAAGGTGATCTAGGTGTGAATCAAAAGAGGGTTGATTTATTAAAATCGAAGTTGTTTTAA
- a CDS encoding metal ABC transporter permease: MSFLNNWWLIPLIITIFSGILCPAMGTVLITHRRLLQVNLISHCVLPGLALALALGIHPSIGGVISGLVGAIIAESLTNKKSENYEAVMNTILAGMLGFGVLLIPLLGIRIDLEAVLFGDLLTANLGDLLRTIIAFLTFILLVTFGYEKVVYVGLDPEGASASGINVSLLNLALSFTTALVIVSSMSAVGVILVIALLSTPTLLGLDKAQSLRIAMMRSSFFGLCISLLGFILSIVFNLSPGPAISVICVASLIIPKIGNKF, translated from the coding sequence ATGTCTTTTTTAAACAACTGGTGGTTAATTCCTTTAATAATTACTATTTTCTCTGGAATATTATGCCCAGCCATGGGAACAGTATTGATTACTCATAGAAGACTATTACAAGTAAATTTAATTTCTCATTGTGTTTTACCGGGACTAGCTCTAGCTCTAGCTCTAGGTATTCATCCCTCAATTGGAGGAGTTATAAGTGGTCTTGTCGGAGCAATTATTGCGGAGAGTTTAACTAATAAAAAAAGTGAAAATTATGAAGCAGTTATGAATACAATTCTTGCTGGCATGCTTGGTTTTGGGGTTTTACTAATTCCACTTCTTGGGATAAGAATTGATTTAGAGGCAGTATTATTTGGGGATTTATTAACCGCAAACCTTGGCGATTTGTTAAGAACAATTATTGCTTTTCTAACATTCATTTTATTAGTAACGTTCGGATATGAAAAAGTTGTATATGTCGGATTAGATCCAGAGGGCGCCTCAGCTAGTGGAATAAATGTGTCTTTGTTAAACCTAGCTCTAAGTTTCACGACGGCACTAGTTATCGTTAGTTCAATGTCTGCTGTTGGAGTAATTTTAGTAATTGCATTACTTTCAACACCTACTTTATTAGGACTTGATAAAGCACAAAGTCTTAGGATTGCAATGATGAGATCTTCATTCTTTGGACTTTGTATTTCTCTATTGGGTTTTATTCTTTCAATTGTTTTTAACTTATCTCCTGGTCCTGCAATAAGTGTTATTTGCGTTGCTTCGTTAATAATTCCAAAAATTGGAAATAAATTTTAA
- a CDS encoding Fur family transcriptional regulator has protein sequence MVTKPDITKRQEQLLEELKKCDDELSGQELHRLLIIEGKSMGLTTVYRNLQTLIKHGLIRSRHLPTGEVLYTPVDRDIHHLTCVQCGETSKMEGCPVKDIHSPKKNPKKFQLLFHTLEYFGLCQNCYQAQS, from the coding sequence ATGGTAACCAAGCCCGACATTACCAAAAGACAAGAGCAACTTCTTGAAGAACTTAAAAAATGTGATGATGAATTGAGTGGTCAAGAATTGCATAGGCTATTGATTATCGAAGGCAAATCCATGGGGTTGACAACAGTTTATAGAAATCTTCAAACTCTTATAAAACATGGATTGATTCGATCTAGACATCTTCCAACAGGTGAAGTACTTTACACTCCTGTTGATAGAGATATTCACCATCTGACATGTGTTCAATGTGGAGAAACCTCCAAAATGGAAGGTTGTCCGGTAAAAGATATTCATAGTCCAAAGAAAAACCCAAAAAAATTTCAACTTTTGTTTCATACACTTGAATATTTCGGCCTTTGCCAAAACTGTTATCAAGCTCAGAGTTAA
- a CDS encoding ABC transporter ATP-binding protein, whose translation MATLIADNLTYSYSKKSKPALNKVSVQIKPGTLTALVGPNGAGKSTLLKLLQGQNNPDIGDITIDGESLVRTRSQVALMPQRSSMNWKFPITVEKLVSLGQIKYSKSKNTNPFQIKALLANPKSWVNKCCELEATMQRVGISNLANRRLDSLSGGQQQRALLAKTLMSPARILLLDEPCAALDPPAKDDFLKIVRKLADAGLALFISSHDWGSSLNSYDQVVVLDKTVLASGTPNSIQGKLDDLNISSL comes from the coding sequence ATGGCTACTTTAATTGCAGATAATTTAACTTATTCTTATTCAAAAAAAAGCAAGCCAGCTTTAAATAAGGTTTCGGTTCAAATAAAACCAGGAACATTGACTGCTCTTGTTGGACCAAATGGAGCTGGTAAATCAACTCTTTTGAAATTATTGCAAGGACAAAATAATCCTGATATTGGAGATATAACAATTGATGGTGAAAGTTTAGTTAGAACTAGATCCCAGGTTGCACTTATGCCACAAAGAAGCTCAATGAATTGGAAATTTCCGATTACTGTTGAAAAATTAGTCTCATTAGGTCAAATAAAATATTCAAAATCAAAAAATACTAATCCATTCCAAATAAAGGCTCTTCTCGCAAATCCAAAGTCTTGGGTTAATAAATGTTGCGAATTGGAAGCAACAATGCAAAGAGTTGGCATTTCAAATCTTGCAAATAGAAGACTTGATTCTCTTTCAGGCGGACAACAACAAAGAGCACTTTTGGCTAAAACTTTAATGTCTCCTGCAAGAATTCTTCTGCTAGATGAACCATGTGCTGCATTAGATCCTCCCGCAAAAGACGATTTTCTTAAAATAGTCCGTAAACTTGCAGATGCAGGCTTAGCTCTGTTTATAAGTAGTCATGATTGGGGCTCATCTCTCAATAGTTATGATCAGGTTGTTGTTTTAGATAAAACAGTATTAGCATCCGGAACTCCCAATTCAATACAAGGCAAATTGGATGATCTCAATATTAGTTCTTTATAA
- a CDS encoding metal ABC transporter substrate-binding protein → MSIFKKVIFSNKRSNHSVIKNSLLAGTVLLSTVAQDVLAKEKSYVAVEPLTCDLVKSIALPSDEVTCLVDRKQDVHDFKITPRQAQLLKSADKVFTLGKEMTPSMKNWEGKPQTVVIGVSAIDIDDHSGHDDHAEGSFEWAGKFQLSKGSYKWSFAKVGGEYADPAMKMVILESNDIESSEKLAKELLGSKKSINKKNNGTLVASNKAYVLNFDQGKESTVFNVEIQEDGQYTFFTEHMPFEFEAEEHFFKDLSNSDVEPIAQVPDEGEGNHHHDHGGLDPHVWHDPHNIKKMGEVVSKSLKKDISVFNRSDRKSINASFASVDSTLEELDSWIVAQVSTIPESNRVIVSKHKAMEYYGNAFGFETISLLDFIGDSSSLRPDNIQSTLKMLDEENVKAIFPEQIPASKLLKNLSRQSSVPLASNQIFVDGLMMTGNTVSVAVHNTCTIVNSLGGTCDKEAGSSIEGNWISLQN, encoded by the coding sequence ATGTCAATTTTTAAAAAAGTAATCTTTAGTAATAAGAGATCTAATCATTCTGTTATCAAAAACTCTTTATTAGCTGGAACCGTATTATTATCAACAGTTGCTCAAGATGTTTTAGCGAAAGAAAAATCATATGTAGCTGTAGAGCCACTCACTTGCGATTTAGTAAAATCTATTGCCTTACCTTCTGATGAAGTAACTTGTTTGGTTGATAGAAAACAAGATGTACATGACTTTAAAATAACTCCAAGACAAGCTCAATTACTTAAAAGTGCGGATAAAGTTTTTACTCTAGGGAAAGAGATGACCCCAAGCATGAAAAATTGGGAGGGTAAGCCTCAAACAGTTGTAATTGGTGTAAGTGCTATAGATATAGATGATCACTCTGGGCATGATGACCATGCAGAAGGTTCATTTGAATGGGCAGGCAAATTTCAACTCTCTAAAGGTTCCTACAAATGGTCATTCGCAAAGGTAGGAGGGGAATATGCAGATCCAGCTATGAAAATGGTGATTCTCGAATCAAATGATATTGAATCTTCTGAAAAACTTGCTAAAGAACTATTAGGTTCTAAGAAGTCAATAAATAAAAAAAATAATGGGACTCTTGTAGCTAGTAATAAAGCCTATGTTCTTAATTTTGATCAAGGGAAGGAGAGTACAGTATTTAATGTAGAAATTCAAGAAGATGGCCAATATACATTCTTCACTGAACATATGCCTTTTGAGTTTGAAGCCGAAGAACACTTCTTTAAAGATTTATCTAATAGCGATGTTGAACCAATTGCACAAGTTCCAGATGAAGGCGAGGGAAATCATCACCATGATCACGGAGGATTAGATCCACATGTTTGGCATGATCCTCATAACATCAAAAAGATGGGAGAAGTTGTAAGTAAAAGTTTAAAGAAAGATATCTCTGTTTTTAATAGATCTGACAGGAAATCAATCAATGCGAGCTTTGCTTCAGTAGATTCAACACTAGAAGAACTTGATAGCTGGATTGTTGCACAGGTCTCAACAATTCCAGAATCCAACAGAGTTATTGTATCTAAACATAAAGCAATGGAATATTACGGCAATGCTTTTGGATTTGAGACTATTAGCTTACTAGATTTTATTGGTGACTCATCAAGTTTAAGACCTGACAATATTCAATCAACGTTGAAGATGCTTGATGAAGAAAATGTTAAGGCAATATTTCCTGAACAAATACCAGCTTCTAAGTTATTAAAAAACTTGAGTAGACAAAGTTCAGTTCCTTTAGCTTCTAATCAAATATTTGTTGATGGATTAATGATGACAGGGAATACAGTTTCTGTTGCTGTTCACAATACATGTACCATTGTTAATTCATTAGGTGGAACATGTGATAAGGAAGCAGGCTCCAGCATTGAAGGCAACTGGATTTCTCTACAAAATTAA
- a CDS encoding CobW family GTP-binding protein, translating into MSINEKVPVTILTGFLGSGKTTLLNRILSEEHGKRIAVIENEYGEVGIDQGLVINADEEVFEMSNGCICCTVRGDLIRVLGNLMKRRDKFDYVLVETTGLADPGPVAQTFFMDEEISSEFTLDGIVTLVDAAHIDQQLGRSDESSEQVAFADVLVLNKTDLVSNDALDNLESRLRDMNRMTRIIRAEKADVPIETVLNLSAFDLDQILKRRPTFLEPEYPFEWSGVYELEPGKYELKLEEGPDPEMSLVAFANQGFSEEELKESAEASVRLYAEKAKNLESGNTIPYDEHVSLKLQNKGSKSFILDIEKASKIGLFTQHTAEEFNMKVLKIDSQDNVKEIPFKTERNWVAEHEHDDEVGSIAIERFGDVDPEKLNTWMGRLLSEKGVDIFRTKGFISYSGNPRRIVFQGVHMLFTAQPDKEWGNEPRRNQLVFIGRNLNEKEMQEGFDKCLI; encoded by the coding sequence ATGAGTATCAACGAAAAAGTTCCTGTTACAATCCTTACTGGATTCTTAGGCTCAGGTAAAACAACTCTTCTTAATAGAATATTAAGTGAAGAGCATGGTAAGAGAATCGCTGTTATTGAGAATGAATACGGTGAAGTTGGGATAGATCAAGGTCTTGTAATAAATGCTGATGAAGAAGTATTTGAAATGTCTAATGGTTGCATTTGTTGTACTGTTCGCGGAGATCTTATTAGAGTCCTTGGTAATTTAATGAAAAGAAGGGATAAATTTGACTACGTTTTAGTTGAAACAACTGGGTTAGCTGACCCTGGTCCTGTTGCTCAAACATTTTTTATGGATGAAGAAATTAGTTCTGAATTCACACTTGATGGAATAGTTACATTAGTTGATGCAGCTCATATTGATCAACAACTTGGGCGTAGTGATGAGAGTTCTGAACAAGTGGCATTTGCAGATGTCTTAGTCCTTAATAAAACGGATTTAGTCTCAAATGATGCTCTTGACAACCTTGAATCAAGATTAAGAGATATGAATCGAATGACTCGTATTATTCGAGCAGAGAAAGCAGATGTTCCTATTGAGACAGTTTTAAATTTAAGTGCTTTCGATCTTGACCAAATTTTAAAGCGTAGACCAACTTTCTTAGAACCTGAATATCCTTTTGAATGGTCAGGAGTTTATGAGCTTGAGCCTGGAAAATATGAATTAAAACTTGAAGAAGGGCCTGATCCTGAAATGTCCTTAGTAGCTTTTGCTAATCAAGGATTTAGTGAAGAAGAATTAAAAGAGAGTGCAGAAGCCTCTGTAAGACTTTATGCAGAAAAAGCTAAAAACTTAGAATCTGGAAATACTATTCCATATGATGAGCATGTAAGTCTTAAATTGCAAAACAAAGGATCTAAATCTTTTATTTTGGATATTGAAAAAGCGTCAAAAATTGGATTGTTCACACAACATACTGCTGAAGAATTCAATATGAAAGTGCTAAAAATAGACTCCCAAGATAATGTTAAGGAAATTCCTTTTAAAACTGAAAGAAACTGGGTCGCAGAACATGAACATGATGATGAAGTTGGATCAATTGCAATAGAGCGTTTTGGAGATGTAGATCCTGAAAAGTTGAATACTTGGATGGGAAGACTTCTTTCCGAGAAAGGAGTTGATATATTCAGAACAAAAGGGTTTATTAGTTATTCTGGCAACCCACGCCGAATAGTATTTCAAGGAGTTCATATGTTATTTACTGCCCAACCAGATAAAGAATGGGGAAATGAACCACGGAGAAATCAACTCGTGTTTATTGGAAGAAATCTAAATGAAAAAGAAATGCAAGAGGGATTTGATAAGTGCCTGATATAG
- a CDS encoding WD40 repeat domain-containing protein, which translates to MPDIEPFSPRGMFHEGWSAEVDDYAIVCGWALKGKLFIVGDVVGGLYGFDGDTGKLIWKQDEAHSGGLLAMSIHPNGEIFATSGQDGIVRILNCNNGEEIKAIKLGKGWVEHLSWSNGGLYLAVAFSKKVYVFNQDGNEQWGSEEHPSTVSAISWSNKNELATACYGRVTFFDIANKKTNQKLEWQGSLVSMQLSPDGDIVACGSQDNSVHFWRRSTGLDAEMTGYPGKPSHLSFDDSGMLLATSGSERITVWSFSGNGPEGTMPGELCHHTEPISSLAFSNKGLLVASGSRDGSVVASFLKNDGNGDPVGAAFAGDLVGDIAWRPDDCALAAVNAKGVVTVWNFKVRTSSSSKGFK; encoded by the coding sequence GTGCCTGATATAGAACCTTTTAGCCCTAGAGGCATGTTTCATGAAGGTTGGTCTGCTGAAGTTGATGATTATGCAATAGTTTGTGGTTGGGCTTTAAAAGGGAAACTCTTTATCGTTGGAGACGTAGTTGGAGGGCTTTATGGGTTCGACGGAGATACAGGAAAGCTTATTTGGAAACAAGATGAAGCCCATTCCGGAGGTCTTCTTGCAATGTCTATCCATCCGAATGGAGAGATTTTTGCAACTTCAGGGCAAGACGGAATAGTTCGAATATTAAATTGCAATAATGGGGAGGAAATTAAAGCCATTAAACTTGGTAAAGGTTGGGTTGAACATTTAAGTTGGTCAAATGGAGGTTTATATTTAGCCGTAGCTTTTTCCAAAAAAGTATATGTATTTAATCAAGATGGTAATGAACAATGGGGTTCAGAAGAACATCCGAGTACAGTAAGTGCCATATCGTGGTCGAATAAGAATGAGTTAGCAACTGCATGCTACGGACGCGTAACTTTCTTTGATATAGCAAACAAAAAGACTAATCAGAAACTTGAATGGCAAGGTTCACTAGTTTCGATGCAGTTAAGCCCTGATGGAGATATTGTCGCCTGTGGGAGTCAAGATAATTCGGTACATTTCTGGCGTAGATCAACTGGACTTGATGCTGAAATGACAGGTTATCCTGGAAAGCCTTCTCACCTTTCTTTTGATGATAGTGGCATGCTATTAGCAACTAGTGGTAGCGAAAGAATTACAGTATGGAGTTTTTCAGGAAATGGCCCTGAAGGAACGATGCCAGGAGAATTATGTCATCATACTGAACCAATTTCTAGCCTAGCTTTTTCTAACAAAGGTTTACTAGTCGCTTCAGGTTCAAGAGATGGTTCAGTAGTAGCTAGTTTTCTTAAAAACGACGGAAATGGGGATCCTGTAGGAGCTGCTTTTGCTGGAGATTTAGTTGGAGATATTGCTTGGAGACCCGATGACTGCGCTTTAGCTGCAGTTAATGCGAAGGGTGTTGTAACCGTTTGGAATTTTAAAGTCCGAACAAGTTCCTCTTCAAAAGGATTCAAGTAA